One window of the Roseofilum reptotaenium CS-1145 genome contains the following:
- a CDS encoding CHAT domain-containing protein, whose product MSSIDCPCLSIAITRLVACSPSDGNGKPHSPDRNQSAHFAIWVIRASYPGGYTHHDRIWPYTLSLTWEGWQDLFKIPSQPSYSLSIPAVESNPTEFETLPFSPEEKGSYSSRLMQQLGISLWQWVFDGPIQSCLSQSQGIALGQNKPLRVRLDIRDPDLIPLPWEIMQSQAGKQAISVSPTLLFSRTTSDVDPLPPQRTDQELNILLVFGATVGQGTFGSEWLEGTPSDLQLEAEAETLARILENCTDPHQTLPSLMTSSVPCKVDTLIQPTPAQLIAALETKTYNIVFYGGHAVPAPDGGLLYLQPETTLSGREFANVLVRGQVTLAVLNTCWSAKGDTEVDDPRDGDSHRLLPRSSFAEVLLHHGIPAVLGMREAIADREALSFIEAFAEALSKRFPIDEATAIARQRLITLYKYNQPSWTLPVLYMHPDFDGQLLVPAPEGITELPDTAVNLHQQTRTIASLRSVEETTQVWQIHGGLMRVGRREENDIVISERWVSQRHAEIIRREPLESNQGQPTYWLRDFSRFGTLVLRAGNWQKIHQQEIPLQSGEKIKFGSSQGQMLEFVIEELMMNYSHSK is encoded by the coding sequence ATGTCTTCAATTGACTGCCCTTGTCTCAGTATTGCCATTACCCGGTTGGTCGCTTGTTCACCATCTGATGGCAATGGTAAACCTCATTCTCCAGATAGAAACCAATCCGCCCATTTTGCCATTTGGGTAATTCGGGCTTCCTATCCCGGAGGATATACTCATCATGACCGTATTTGGCCCTATACTCTCAGCCTCACTTGGGAAGGATGGCAGGATTTATTTAAAATTCCCTCCCAACCCTCCTATTCTCTCTCCATTCCGGCTGTAGAGTCTAATCCAACAGAATTCGAGACTTTACCCTTTTCTCCAGAGGAAAAAGGGTCTTATAGTAGTCGGTTAATGCAGCAATTGGGGATTAGTTTGTGGCAATGGGTCTTTGATGGCCCCATTCAAAGCTGTTTATCCCAAAGTCAAGGCATTGCCTTAGGACAGAATAAACCCTTACGAGTCCGCCTCGATATCCGAGACCCCGATCTAATTCCTTTACCTTGGGAAATTATGCAATCTCAAGCGGGAAAACAGGCCATTTCCGTTTCTCCTACCCTGTTATTTAGTCGTACCACCAGTGATGTCGATCCTCTTCCTCCGCAACGAACGGATCAGGAACTGAATATTTTATTAGTCTTTGGCGCAACGGTTGGTCAGGGTACTTTCGGTTCTGAATGGCTTGAGGGTACACCGAGCGATCTGCAATTGGAAGCAGAAGCAGAAACCTTAGCTCGAATTCTGGAAAATTGTACCGATCCCCATCAAACCCTACCCAGTTTAATGACTTCATCGGTTCCCTGTAAAGTAGATACCTTGATCCAACCGACTCCTGCACAGTTAATTGCGGCTTTGGAAACGAAGACCTACAACATTGTGTTTTATGGAGGCCATGCTGTCCCGGCTCCGGATGGGGGACTGTTGTATTTACAGCCAGAAACAACCCTGAGTGGCCGGGAATTTGCCAATGTTTTGGTTCGAGGACAAGTGACGTTGGCAGTTTTGAATACTTGTTGGAGTGCGAAGGGAGATACGGAAGTAGATGATCCTAGAGATGGAGACTCTCATCGTCTCCTGCCTCGTAGTAGTTTCGCGGAAGTACTACTGCATCATGGGATACCAGCAGTTTTAGGAATGCGAGAGGCGATCGCCGATCGAGAAGCGCTCAGTTTCATTGAAGCCTTTGCTGAAGCCCTATCCAAGCGTTTCCCCATCGATGAAGCTACCGCTATAGCTCGGCAACGCTTAATTACACTCTACAAGTATAATCAACCATCCTGGACACTTCCGGTGTTATATATGCATCCAGATTTTGATGGACAGTTATTAGTCCCTGCTCCGGAAGGAATTACTGAATTACCAGATACAGCAGTCAATTTGCATCAACAAACCCGCACAATTGCCTCCTTACGTTCAGTAGAAGAAACAACACAGGTTTGGCAGATTCATGGCGGACTTATGCGAGTGGGCAGACGGGAAGAGAATGATATTGTCATTAGCGAACGCTGGGTATCTCAGCGGCACGCAGAAATTATTCGCCGGGAACCTTTAGAGTCGAATCAGGGACAACCCACCTATTGGTTACGGGATTTTTCCCGC